The Nitrospinota bacterium genome has a segment encoding these proteins:
- the bamD gene encoding outer membrane protein assembly factor BamD, producing the protein MSRFRLSFKITPVFSLIFLLMIIAGCSTTKERSYSAKQLLQQSKRLAKNDEPEEAKAKVEQLMEDYPDSKERVAATMMLADIHFKLAEFEEAKFHYQKFTELYPAHSFADRAHFYKAMSHFKLTDLASRDLTPVNSALEGFQHFVEDFPDSSYTKPAKLKITQCLDILAQNIFEIGKFYFRTGSYQSAIQRFKRLKMEYPNHSYTLEAEFLLGESYYREQNFSEASNYYKNVIRSSPRSEFAKEARVRLKELR; encoded by the coding sequence ATGTCCCGATTCCGACTTTCCTTCAAAATCACACCTGTTTTTTCTTTGATTTTCCTGCTTATGATTATCGCGGGATGTTCCACAACAAAAGAGAGGAGTTATTCTGCAAAACAATTACTGCAACAAAGTAAGCGGCTGGCAAAAAATGACGAACCTGAAGAAGCCAAGGCCAAAGTAGAACAATTAATGGAAGATTATCCCGACAGCAAAGAACGGGTAGCGGCCACAATGATGCTGGCAGACATTCATTTTAAATTGGCAGAATTTGAAGAGGCCAAATTTCATTACCAGAAATTTACCGAACTTTATCCCGCTCACAGTTTTGCAGACCGGGCACATTTCTATAAAGCCATGTCCCATTTCAAGCTGACTGACCTGGCATCACGTGACTTGACTCCTGTAAACTCTGCCCTGGAAGGTTTTCAACACTTTGTTGAAGATTTTCCAGATAGCTCCTACACCAAACCGGCAAAATTAAAAATCACTCAATGCCTGGACATTCTTGCGCAAAATATCTTTGAAATAGGCAAATTTTATTTTCGCACTGGCTCTTATCAATCTGCGATCCAAAGGTTCAAACGTTTGAAGATGGAATATCCCAACCATTCTTATACTCTCGAAGCAGAGTTCCTTTTGGGTGAGTCCTACTATCGTGAACAAAATTTTTCTGAAGCATCCAATTATTATAAAAACGTTATTAGAAGCTCCCCAAGAAGCGAATTTGCAAAAGAAGCGCGGGTTCGCCTGAAAGAACTGCGTTAA